A window of the Parabacteroides merdae ATCC 43184 genome harbors these coding sequences:
- a CDS encoding UpxY family transcription antiterminator has product MGNTEYAQWYVMRDLKRCNAKKPAYKQLQEAGVKVFVPLKWQIILQKGKKVREKVPVIQDLLFVYDSRQHLDSIVERTKTLQYRWLRNTFREPMTVSDLEMDRFIQAVSSSDSPQYYLPEEITPQMCGRKIQIIGGSLNGYEGCLLKIRGSKIKRLLVELKGYLAVGVEVLPEYIQFV; this is encoded by the coding sequence ATGGGAAATACTGAATACGCACAATGGTATGTTATGCGTGATTTAAAACGGTGTAATGCTAAAAAGCCGGCATACAAACAACTGCAAGAAGCAGGAGTAAAGGTATTTGTCCCCTTGAAGTGGCAAATCATTTTGCAAAAGGGCAAAAAGGTGCGTGAGAAAGTTCCGGTCATTCAAGATTTGCTCTTTGTTTATGATTCCCGTCAGCATTTGGACTCCATTGTGGAAAGAACCAAAACGCTTCAATACCGTTGGTTGAGGAATACGTTCCGGGAGCCTATGACTGTGTCTGATTTGGAAATGGACAGATTCATACAAGCCGTCAGCAGTTCCGATTCACCCCAATATTATTTGCCGGAAGAAATAACCCCTCAGATGTGCGGGCGCAAAATTCAGATTATAGGAGGCTCTCTCAATGGATATGAGGGCTGTTTGCTTAAAATACGAGGCAGCAAGATAAAACGCTTGCTTGTCGAATTAAAGGGTTATCTCGCTGTTGGTGTGGAGGTTCTTCCTGAATATATTCAATTTGTCTGA
- a CDS encoding MraY family glycosyltransferase encodes MTVILNVIDNPRAFWVVNSLFVFALSVFCAGVLIPQILLISFRKRLFDVPDERKIHQGVVPRLGGIAFKPVVFFSVALALGLNMLLGYGQLLGNIGSESRPLAFGFCTIMMLYLVGMADDLIGIRYRAKFAIQIICGLLVIAGGLWINNLHGLLFIHALPEWIGYPITLFAVVFIINAINLIDGIDGLASGLCGVAMLFYGLVFLRIGEYIYALLAFATLGVLVPFFYYNVFGDPAKKNKIFMGDTGSLTIGMMTCILSLKLLDGVPVNPSMQQPNAFFLAYSPLIIPCFDVVRVYLHRVRNGKNPFLPDKNHIHHKMLAVGIRQRTAMIIIVLVSVCFTLCNILLSRYINVTLLLILNIFIWTLGNLWLTRRIHIAHSKL; translated from the coding sequence ATGACTGTTATTTTAAATGTAATTGACAATCCTAGGGCCTTTTGGGTTGTCAATTCCTTGTTTGTATTCGCCTTGAGCGTATTTTGTGCCGGCGTCTTGATTCCACAAATCTTGTTGATATCATTTCGTAAGCGTCTGTTTGATGTGCCTGATGAACGGAAGATCCATCAGGGGGTAGTACCCCGTTTAGGAGGGATAGCCTTCAAACCGGTTGTCTTTTTCTCGGTGGCACTTGCTTTGGGACTCAATATGTTGTTGGGGTACGGTCAGCTTCTTGGTAATATCGGCAGTGAAAGCCGCCCGTTGGCATTCGGCTTCTGTACCATTATGATGCTTTATCTGGTTGGGATGGCTGATGACCTGATTGGTATCCGTTACCGTGCCAAGTTCGCCATACAGATTATTTGCGGATTACTGGTCATTGCAGGCGGGCTGTGGATCAATAACCTGCACGGTTTGCTGTTTATTCACGCTCTTCCTGAATGGATTGGATACCCCATTACCTTATTCGCCGTGGTATTTATTATCAATGCCATCAATCTGATAGATGGGATAGACGGATTGGCTTCCGGATTGTGTGGAGTGGCTATGCTTTTTTATGGATTGGTGTTTTTAAGAATAGGCGAATACATTTATGCCCTGCTCGCTTTTGCGACACTTGGAGTGCTCGTCCCCTTTTTCTATTATAACGTATTTGGAGATCCTGCCAAAAAGAACAAAATATTCATGGGTGATACCGGCAGCTTGACGATTGGTATGATGACTTGCATTTTAAGTCTGAAACTGCTTGACGGGGTTCCGGTAAATCCCTCTATGCAACAGCCTAATGCTTTCTTTTTAGCCTATTCACCGCTTATCATTCCCTGTTTTGATGTGGTACGGGTTTATTTGCACCGTGTGCGAAACGGAAAGAATCCCTTTTTGCCAGATAAGAACCATATCCATCACAAAATGCTTGCTGTTGGCATAAGACAGCGTACAGCTATGATTATCATTGTACTGGTATCTGTCTGTTTTACACTGTGCAATATTCTGCTTTCACGTTATATAAATGTAACCTTGCTTTTAATACTGAACATCTTTATATGGACCTTGGGTAATCTATGGTTAACCCGTAGAATCCATATAGCTCATTCGAAACTATAG
- a CDS encoding polysaccharide biosynthesis/export family protein, which translates to MNFCKNLIGAILLLFLGACSTSKEVAYFQDLRPGESELALTAPVEIKIQPKDKLSILVNSQDLRLTNLFNLPIVSPQIGMEGSSGSNRGVSGYTVDSKGNIDFPVLGEIHIAGMTREEVATYIKKELQSHDLIKDPVVTVEYMNLSIAVMGEVNNPGRFSIDKDNLTILDALSQAGDLTIYGKREKVLVLRQEEGKQRVYGVNLCSAEHLYTSPAYYLQQNDVVYVEPNATKARQSTVNGNNVRSTSFWISLASLLTSIAVLIVK; encoded by the coding sequence ATGAATTTTTGCAAAAATTTAATTGGGGCAATATTACTCCTGTTTTTAGGAGCTTGCTCAACTTCAAAAGAAGTCGCTTATTTTCAAGATTTACGTCCGGGCGAAAGCGAATTGGCGCTTACTGCTCCGGTAGAGATTAAGATTCAACCGAAAGACAAATTGTCTATTTTAGTCAACAGCCAGGATTTGCGCCTGACCAACCTGTTTAACTTGCCGATTGTTTCGCCACAGATCGGCATGGAGGGCTCTTCCGGTTCTAATCGTGGTGTGTCCGGTTATACGGTAGATTCCAAAGGGAACATTGACTTTCCCGTTTTGGGAGAAATCCATATAGCCGGTATGACCCGTGAAGAGGTGGCTACCTATATAAAAAAAGAGCTACAGTCGCATGATTTGATTAAAGACCCTGTTGTTACGGTAGAATATATGAATCTCAGCATAGCTGTAATGGGTGAAGTGAACAACCCCGGCCGTTTTAGTATCGACAAGGATAACCTTACAATCCTGGATGCCTTAAGCCAGGCGGGAGACCTCACTATCTACGGAAAGCGGGAAAAGGTATTAGTGTTGCGTCAAGAAGAAGGAAAACAACGGGTTTATGGAGTCAATCTTTGCTCTGCCGAGCATCTTTATACTTCGCCTGCTTATTATCTGCAACAGAATGATGTGGTATATGTGGAGCCTAATGCTACCAAAGCCCGTCAGTCTACCGTAAACGGGAACAATGTGCGTAGTACCTCTTTCTGGATTTCCCTGGCATCTTTATTGACCTCTATTGCTGTACTTATCGTTAAATAA
- a CDS encoding GumC family protein encodes MTTIQNKSTVQNTQDFITIQDLFYLCLNKWHWFVISLVLCLGVATFYLLRTPSVYVRTASILIKDDSKGKSSSADMESFSDLGLFKTNTNVYNEIGTLQSPDIMREVVSRLHLEMNYQTDGRFHKQTVYGNQLPVQVSIPNLSENESATFELHLAKDGSVELSSFTRNGTEIENADIVKGNLNDSIQSPLGPVVVVPSVTYSGKMESTIYVTRQSLAAASAGCSANLTISQNDEKSNIITLSFQDVSTQRAEDVLNTLIAVYNENWVRDKNQIAVSTSMFINERLGVIEGELGNVDDDISSFKSEHLLPDVQAAASMYMTQANEANTAIRELNNQAYMARYIRNYLTNETNKYQLLPANSGIENASLSTQLNEYNTKLLERNSLVAHSSTKNPLVREMDKSLDAMRNALISSIDNQMVALRAQIRSLEAIGGKATSQIASNPKQSKYLLSVERQQKVKESLYLYLLQKREENELSQAFTAYNTRIITKPGGSMIPTAPVKKNILLVAFALGMLIPVVIIFMKENMNTVVRGRKDLENLTIPFVGEIPLDFRKKKKFSRQTQEKECAVVVKEKSRNVINEAFRVVRTNLEFMQNKGSESHVIMITSANPGSGKTFISFNLATSLGIKGKRIIAIDLDLRKASLSQYAGRPKKGISDYLAGDVKDIKDVIVKPSGDAKIDLIPVGTVPPNPTELLFSERLEQLITDLRAEYDYIFIDCPPVEIVADAAIINKLVDMTLFIVRAGLLDRSMLPEIEKFYADKTYKNMSVILNGTDGGSGRYGYKYGYKYGYKYGYAGYGKNEE; translated from the coding sequence ATGACTACTATTCAGAATAAATCAACTGTACAAAATACACAGGATTTCATTACCATACAGGATTTGTTTTATCTCTGCCTGAACAAATGGCACTGGTTTGTCATTTCGTTGGTTTTATGTTTAGGGGTTGCAACCTTTTATCTGTTGAGAACCCCATCGGTATATGTCAGGACTGCCTCTATTTTGATTAAAGACGATTCCAAAGGGAAATCTTCTTCTGCGGATATGGAATCTTTTTCCGATTTGGGGTTGTTCAAGACCAACACCAACGTTTATAACGAGATAGGAACTTTGCAATCTCCCGATATCATGCGTGAAGTAGTGTCGCGATTGCATTTGGAAATGAATTACCAGACAGACGGACGTTTCCATAAACAGACGGTATACGGAAATCAACTTCCTGTCCAGGTGTCGATTCCTAATCTTTCAGAGAATGAATCCGCCACTTTCGAACTTCATCTGGCAAAAGACGGTTCAGTGGAATTATCCTCTTTTACACGGAATGGAACAGAAATAGAAAATGCCGATATCGTGAAAGGCAATTTGAACGACAGCATCCAAAGCCCCTTAGGACCTGTTGTCGTCGTTCCGTCGGTAACTTATTCAGGTAAAATGGAAAGTACCATTTATGTAACCCGCCAGTCTTTGGCTGCGGCATCAGCAGGTTGTTCTGCCAACTTGACGATATCCCAGAACGATGAGAAGTCTAATATCATCACGCTGTCTTTCCAAGATGTGTCTACCCAACGGGCGGAAGATGTACTTAACACCCTTATAGCCGTTTACAACGAGAACTGGGTAAGGGACAAGAATCAGATAGCGGTCAGTACCTCCATGTTTATCAATGAACGTTTAGGGGTAATTGAAGGAGAACTCGGCAATGTGGATGATGATATATCCTCCTTCAAGAGTGAGCATTTGCTGCCGGATGTACAGGCGGCGGCAAGTATGTATATGACTCAAGCCAATGAGGCCAATACCGCAATTCGTGAATTGAACAACCAGGCATATATGGCCCGGTATATCAGGAATTATTTGACCAATGAAACTAACAAATACCAGTTGCTCCCTGCCAATTCCGGTATTGAAAATGCAAGCCTTTCCACACAGCTGAATGAATATAATACTAAGTTATTGGAACGAAACAGCTTGGTGGCACATAGTAGTACCAAGAACCCCTTGGTTCGGGAAATGGACAAATCGTTGGATGCTATGCGAAATGCATTGATTTCTTCTATCGACAACCAAATGGTGGCTTTGCGTGCGCAAATCAGAAGTTTGGAGGCTATTGGAGGCAAGGCAACCTCGCAGATCGCCTCCAACCCGAAGCAGTCCAAATACTTGCTTAGTGTGGAACGTCAACAAAAGGTGAAGGAGTCACTTTACCTGTATTTGTTGCAGAAACGTGAAGAGAATGAACTTTCACAGGCGTTTACGGCTTACAATACCCGCATTATCACCAAGCCCGGCGGTAGCATGATACCTACCGCTCCGGTCAAGAAGAATATCCTGCTGGTGGCATTCGCCCTGGGAATGCTGATACCTGTGGTTATCATCTTTATGAAAGAAAACATGAATACGGTGGTTCGCGGGCGCAAAGATTTGGAGAACCTTACTATTCCGTTCGTGGGCGAAATACCACTTGATTTTCGTAAGAAAAAGAAATTCTCCCGGCAGACACAGGAAAAGGAATGTGCGGTAGTGGTTAAGGAGAAAAGTCGCAATGTCATCAACGAGGCGTTCCGCGTAGTACGCACCAACTTGGAATTCATGCAAAACAAGGGAAGCGAATCCCACGTCATCATGATTACTTCCGCCAATCCGGGCAGCGGAAAAACCTTTATCTCCTTTAACCTCGCTACCAGTTTAGGCATCAAGGGTAAACGGATTATAGCGATAGACCTTGACCTGCGCAAAGCTTCTTTGAGCCAATACGCAGGCAGACCAAAGAAGGGCATTTCCGACTATTTGGCAGGAGATGTGAAAGACATCAAGGATGTGATTGTCAAACCATCAGGAGATGCCAAGATAGATCTTATTCCGGTTGGCACAGTTCCTCCAAATCCGACAGAATTGCTCTTTTCCGAACGCCTGGAACAACTGATAACCGACCTCCGTGCGGAATATGATTATATTTTCATCGACTGCCCGCCGGTTGAAATTGTGGCAGATGCCGCCATCATCAATAAGCTGGTGGACATGACCCTATTCATTGTACGTGCCGGATTGCTTGACCGCAGCATGTTGCCGGAGATAGAGAAATTCTATGCCGATAAGACATACAAGAACATGTCCGTTATTCTCAATGGAACGGATGGTGGCAGTGGGCGGTACGGCTATAAATATGGCTATAAGTATGGGTACAAGTATGGCTATGCAGGATACGGAAAAAATGAAGAGTGA
- a CDS encoding tyrosine-protein phosphatase translates to MWPFRKQVSLKDSDIFRGFTDWHCHLLPGVDDGVQTMQESLQVLSLYEELGISEVWLTPHIMEDIPNRTEDLKERFMELNAAYQGNIILHLAAENMLDNLFEERLAKNDLLPLGNEGKHLLVETSYFNPPMGLNNILLRIKSKGYVPVLAHPERYVYMDAGDYRQLKEMNVMFQLNLSSIVGGYGTEVKKKAEWLLKNGFYDLAGSDTHGLAVLEAVLCKQKLPQTGHEQVFKADLW, encoded by the coding sequence ATGTGGCCCTTTAGAAAACAGGTAAGTTTGAAGGATAGCGACATCTTCCGGGGATTTACCGACTGGCACTGCCACCTGCTTCCCGGTGTGGATGACGGTGTGCAGACGATGCAGGAATCCCTGCAAGTTCTCTCCCTTTATGAGGAGTTGGGTATCAGCGAGGTTTGGCTCACGCCCCACATCATGGAAGACATACCGAACCGTACGGAGGATTTGAAAGAACGGTTTATGGAACTGAATGCCGCCTATCAAGGGAATATCATACTTCATCTTGCTGCGGAAAACATGCTCGACAACCTGTTTGAAGAGCGGCTCGCTAAGAACGACCTGCTTCCTTTGGGAAATGAAGGGAAACATCTGTTGGTGGAAACCTCTTATTTTAACCCACCGATGGGGTTGAACAACATCCTGCTCCGCATCAAGTCAAAAGGCTATGTCCCCGTCCTGGCACATCCGGAACGATATGTGTATATGGATGCTGGCGATTACCGGCAATTGAAGGAGATGAACGTGATGTTCCAACTCAATTTGTCCAGCATTGTTGGCGGCTATGGAACGGAAGTCAAAAAGAAAGCCGAATGGCTGTTGAAGAACGGCTTCTATGACTTGGCTGGCAGTGACACGCACGGTCTTGCCGTTTTAGAAGCCGTCCTGTGCAAACAAAAATTACCACAAACCGGCCACGAACAGGTGTTCAAAGCCGATTTATGGTAA
- a CDS encoding lipopolysaccharide biosynthesis protein — protein sequence MENKTTTESRVKKTLLNARVNLVFYFLTLALSFFSRKIFLDCLGADFVGLTGTLQNLLGFLNLAELGIGSAIGYVLYKPLFERNQEKINEIISVMGYLYRCIGIMILSAGCVLACFLPLIFPDSTTGFDISLIYFAYFSFLVSSLIGYFINYRQNLLGADQRNYVVTAYFQSANIIKTLIQMSLAYYTHSFYLWVLIELLFGIIYSFILNWKINQTYPWLRTEVRLGKALFKKYPEVMKYTKQLFVQKISYFVQYQTAPFLIYSFVNLQIVAFYGNYTIITDKLAQFVNSFLESSQASIGNLIAEGNRTKILQLFWELLNMRYFVGGVFSFSIFILLEPFISIWLGHEYILPEIVLYLVVLNVFISYTRGGVMQFLFGYGMFSDIWAPLAEIVINLSVAIACGAKWGLPGILLGGLTSQVLIVGIWKPYFLFSQGFREPVWKYWKGLFIMLLCVMFPAILIIKFIIPLLSINPSENYLSWMLYALLSIISYATILLSLMYSFNSGMRKFINRFIKNRGCSID from the coding sequence ATGGAAAATAAAACCACCACAGAGTCACGTGTAAAAAAGACGTTGCTCAATGCCCGTGTCAACCTTGTATTCTATTTCTTGACACTTGCATTAAGTTTCTTTTCGCGCAAGATATTTCTTGACTGCCTCGGAGCAGATTTCGTAGGTTTGACAGGTACGCTCCAGAACTTGCTCGGTTTTCTCAACCTTGCCGAGTTAGGTATCGGTTCTGCTATAGGATACGTGCTCTACAAGCCCTTGTTTGAACGGAACCAAGAGAAGATAAATGAGATTATTTCCGTTATGGGCTATCTCTATCGGTGCATAGGCATCATGATATTGAGTGCCGGATGTGTGCTTGCCTGTTTTCTGCCACTGATATTCCCCGATAGTACTACGGGGTTTGATATATCGCTTATTTACTTTGCCTATTTCTCCTTTCTCGTCTCCTCGCTCATCGGTTATTTTATCAATTACCGGCAAAACCTGCTTGGAGCCGACCAACGCAATTATGTAGTCACAGCATATTTCCAGTCAGCAAATATCATCAAGACCCTTATCCAGATGTCTCTTGCCTATTATACGCACAGCTTCTATCTGTGGGTATTGATAGAGCTTCTTTTCGGCATCATCTATTCATTTATTCTTAATTGGAAAATCAACCAGACTTATCCGTGGTTACGGACAGAAGTGCGGTTAGGAAAGGCTTTGTTCAAGAAATATCCGGAGGTGATGAAATATACGAAACAGCTGTTCGTACAGAAAATAAGCTATTTTGTACAGTATCAGACAGCCCCGTTCCTTATATATTCTTTCGTAAATCTTCAGATTGTTGCATTTTATGGAAATTATACAATCATTACCGATAAACTGGCACAATTTGTAAATTCTTTCCTTGAAAGTTCTCAAGCAAGCATCGGAAATTTGATTGCCGAAGGCAACCGAACTAAAATATTGCAGTTATTTTGGGAATTGCTGAATATGAGATACTTTGTTGGAGGTGTATTTTCATTTTCCATTTTCATATTGCTTGAACCATTTATATCCATTTGGTTAGGACATGAATATATCCTTCCTGAGATTGTGCTATATCTTGTCGTTTTGAATGTGTTCATTAGTTACACACGAGGTGGAGTAATGCAGTTCCTATTCGGATATGGAATGTTTTCTGATATTTGGGCACCACTTGCAGAGATTGTGATAAATTTAAGTGTCGCTATAGCGTGTGGCGCAAAATGGGGATTGCCCGGTATATTGTTAGGAGGACTTACAAGTCAGGTATTAATAGTGGGTATTTGGAAACCATATTTTCTATTTTCCCAAGGATTTCGTGAACCTGTGTGGAAATACTGGAAAGGATTGTTTATAATGCTTCTATGTGTCATGTTTCCTGCTATTTTGATCATCAAGTTTATAATACCCTTGTTGTCAATAAATCCATCAGAAAATTATTTATCATGGATGTTATATGCATTACTAAGTATTATTAGCTATGCTACAATATTGCTGTCATTAATGTATAGCTTCAATTCTGGAATGAGAAAATTCATAAATAGATTTATAAAAAATAGAGGATGTTCAATAGATTAA
- a CDS encoding nitroreductase family protein, translating into MFNRLRKLCGRYMRALLPRKLYKLIANGAIIVPAYYKDIIADAETNFDLSLEDTDDKAILLMRKYAHIIDKGLHRVDASPGHSKKYYSILKSLIERLEKTEYATDSTLTWARSKIIAYEHLQVEDNFIPLRGEKPTINVSFEQLEKLVMARRSNRSFSLKKISDEDVIKLKNLANWASSSCNKQPIEIYATNNPELSKECLKYCKGGTGFSEFIPSFWVFTANIRGYVWPSEIFLPSVDTCLGVQNIMLGATTLGLSATILSWAQKDKNEERKIRELLHIPVHHQIIICAVMGYADIVNQTPERKNI; encoded by the coding sequence ATGTTCAATAGATTAAGAAAATTGTGCGGAAGATATATGCGAGCATTGTTACCGCGTAAACTTTATAAACTTATTGCCAATGGAGCAATTATTGTGCCGGCGTATTATAAAGATATTATAGCTGATGCAGAAACAAATTTTGACTTGTCTTTAGAAGATACAGATGACAAGGCTATTCTATTGATGCGAAAATATGCACATATTATAGATAAAGGATTGCATAGGGTTGATGCCTCGCCTGGTCACAGTAAAAAATATTATTCTATACTTAAAAGTCTTATTGAAAGATTGGAAAAGACAGAGTATGCAACCGATTCTACTCTCACATGGGCTAGAAGCAAAATTATAGCATACGAACATCTTCAGGTAGAGGATAATTTCATTCCCTTACGAGGTGAGAAGCCAACAATAAATGTTTCCTTTGAGCAATTGGAAAAATTGGTAATGGCACGTCGTTCCAATCGTTCATTTTCCTTAAAGAAAATTTCTGATGAAGACGTAATAAAATTAAAGAATTTGGCAAACTGGGCTTCCAGTAGTTGTAATAAACAGCCCATTGAAATTTATGCGACCAATAATCCTGAATTATCAAAGGAATGTCTCAAATATTGTAAAGGAGGAACTGGATTTAGTGAATTTATTCCCTCTTTTTGGGTATTTACAGCAAATATAAGGGGATATGTGTGGCCTAGTGAAATCTTTTTGCCATCAGTAGATACTTGTCTTGGGGTTCAAAATATAATGTTGGGGGCAACTACATTAGGGCTGTCTGCAACAATACTTTCATGGGCACAAAAGGATAAGAATGAAGAACGAAAAATAAGAGAACTGCTTCATATTCCTGTTCATCATCAGATTATAATCTGTGCAGTAATGGGGTATGCGGATATTGTTAACCAAACTCCAGAAAGGAAAAATATATGA
- a CDS encoding polysaccharide pyruvyl transferase family protein: MRILLINQYSGNKGDRAVLYAMCRILKSIYRDVEITVSTSDPELWNGYKYYSSEGIRFVPWGWDYDRVKKYKFYWRFLNRFKKYTFTLLRESFMRNVSLARFLANPEFKKALKQSSVVISVGGHHFTTMLSRDLVSSINFDAMVASSYRRIICFSQSFGPFDFHNPKNRLLTQRLLSNSILMPREEKSVKEIHTFLGKEEAEVIPTYESVLTLANHIQYLPIEQRDNAVGIAIYCTQSRTVEERKHYQQTIADFCNYVIDKGYSIRFFPMEIKGSAPDDRGFIAEIIAKVLRADKCFIYEDDMETLEHLEEVSKCKIFLGHKTHSTIFALATGTPLIALAYHPKTIKFLQQFDMALNAIDDKQLSIQALIQVLDRLNTNLDEISQLEFNRSQEKAKKISSDLMTAINILSR, encoded by the coding sequence ATGAGAATCTTGTTAATAAATCAATATTCCGGGAATAAGGGGGATAGGGCTGTACTTTATGCAATGTGCCGTATTCTTAAATCAATATATCGCGATGTAGAAATAACTGTTTCAACATCAGACCCGGAGTTATGGAACGGGTACAAATACTATTCGTCTGAAGGTATCAGGTTTGTACCATGGGGGTGGGATTATGATAGAGTGAAGAAATATAAATTCTATTGGAGATTTCTGAATAGATTCAAAAAATACACGTTTACGCTTCTCCGTGAATCTTTTATGAGAAATGTATCTCTTGCTCGTTTTTTGGCTAATCCTGAATTTAAAAAAGCATTAAAACAATCAAGTGTAGTAATAAGCGTGGGAGGACATCATTTTACTACAATGTTGTCACGCGATTTAGTCTCAAGCATTAACTTTGATGCAATGGTGGCTTCATCATATAGGAGAATAATATGCTTCTCCCAATCTTTCGGACCATTCGATTTTCATAATCCCAAAAATAGGTTACTTACTCAACGTCTATTATCTAACAGTATATTAATGCCTAGGGAAGAAAAATCTGTCAAGGAAATCCACACATTTTTGGGTAAAGAGGAAGCAGAAGTTATACCGACCTACGAAAGTGTACTGACATTGGCAAACCATATACAGTATCTTCCGATAGAGCAAAGAGACAATGCGGTTGGAATTGCTATTTATTGTACGCAATCCCGAACCGTTGAAGAACGAAAGCATTATCAGCAAACAATCGCAGATTTTTGTAATTACGTAATAGATAAAGGTTATTCGATACGCTTTTTCCCAATGGAGATAAAAGGCTCTGCTCCTGATGACCGTGGTTTCATTGCTGAAATAATCGCCAAAGTGCTTCGGGCAGATAAATGTTTCATATACGAAGATGATATGGAAACACTGGAGCATTTAGAGGAAGTATCCAAATGCAAGATATTCCTTGGGCATAAAACACACAGTACCATATTTGCCCTTGCTACCGGAACTCCATTAATAGCATTGGCATATCATCCCAAGACAATCAAGTTCCTTCAGCAATTTGATATGGCATTAAATGCGATTGATGACAAACAACTTTCAATTCAAGCTTTAATACAAGTACTTGATAGACTAAATACCAATTTGGATGAAATAAGTCAATTGGAATTCAATCGTTCTCAAGAAAAAGCAAAAAAAATTAGTTCGGATTTAATGACTGCAATAAATATATTATCACGATGA
- the wecB gene encoding non-hydrolyzing UDP-N-acetylglucosamine 2-epimerase, with the protein MKTIMLVFGTRPEAIKMCPLVKEFQKYTEQFKTIVCVTGQHREMLDQVLTIFDIKPDYDLNIMRQGQDLYDVTARVLTGMRDVLKECCPDVVLVHGDTTTSTAAALASFYMQIPVGHVEAGLRTHNIHSPWPEEMNRQITGRIATYNFAPTPLSEKNLIVESAQGQIYVTGNTVIDALQMVVDKLRNDAALSSKQEQILATAGYNITRLDQGKKLVLITGHRRENFGDGFIRMVTAMKDLSEKYPEVDFVYPMHLNPNVRKPIHEVFGENLTRSNFFFIEPLQYLEFVHLMSKAYIVLTDSGGIQEEAPGLGKPVLVMRDTTERPEALEAGTVKLVGTDYDKIVHEVSALIDNSEYYKEMSHAINPYGDGKACARIVNALR; encoded by the coding sequence ATGAAAACAATAATGTTGGTTTTTGGCACACGCCCTGAAGCCATTAAGATGTGTCCACTGGTTAAGGAATTTCAAAAGTACACAGAGCAATTTAAGACTATAGTATGTGTTACAGGTCAGCACAGAGAGATGCTTGACCAAGTGCTTACTATCTTTGATATAAAGCCTGACTACGATCTCAACATCATGAGACAGGGACAGGATCTGTATGATGTTACGGCTCGTGTGCTTACAGGAATGCGAGACGTACTCAAAGAATGTTGTCCGGATGTGGTTCTGGTACATGGCGATACAACCACCTCCACGGCAGCAGCCTTGGCTTCATTCTATATGCAGATACCCGTAGGTCATGTAGAGGCAGGGCTTCGCACACACAATATCCATAGCCCATGGCCAGAGGAAATGAATCGACAGATTACAGGACGAATAGCCACTTATAACTTTGCGCCCACACCTTTGTCAGAGAAGAACCTGATAGTCGAAAGTGCCCAAGGGCAAATCTATGTTACAGGTAATACAGTCATTGATGCTTTGCAAATGGTCGTTGACAAACTCAGAAATGATGCGGCTCTTTCCTCGAAGCAAGAGCAAATTCTTGCCACGGCTGGCTACAATATTACGCGACTTGACCAAGGCAAGAAACTTGTACTTATCACCGGGCACCGGCGCGAAAACTTTGGTGATGGCTTTATTCGCATGGTAACAGCCATGAAAGATCTTTCTGAAAAATATCCTGAAGTGGATTTTGTATATCCCATGCATCTTAATCCCAATGTGCGCAAGCCTATCCATGAGGTATTTGGAGAAAATCTCACTCGATCCAATTTTTTTTTTATTGAGCCATTGCAATACTTGGAGTTTGTCCATTTAATGAGTAAGGCTTATATTGTGCTTACCGATTCGGGAGGCATTCAAGAAGAAGCGCCCGGACTCGGAAAGCCGGTGCTTGTGATGCGCGATACTACAGAACGCCCTGAAGCTTTGGAAGCAGGAACTGTAAAACTTGTCGGTACCGACTATGACAAAATTGTTCATGAAGTGTCTGCACTTATCGATAATTCGGAATATTATAAAGAAATGAGCCATGCAATCAATCCTTACGGAGATGGAAAAGCATGTGCCCGGATAGTAAATGCCTTAAGATAA